From a region of the Megalobrama amblycephala isolate DHTTF-2021 unplaced genomic scaffold, ASM1881202v1 scaffold505, whole genome shotgun sequence genome:
- the LOC125261850 gene encoding nucleotidyltransferase MB21D2-like: MVQKLDQKLPVANEYLLLSGGVREGVVDMDLDELGIYNRGSDYDMAFTLLVPALKLHDRNQPVTLDMRHSALGHSWLSLRLFDDGTINRWRDCCTLTDHLNGTTNYFFSPTLVADWFHEAVGLVLAELQRKPQRGTPRVERVERHSTMLSMILGVGSSRMLYDIVPVVSFKGWPAVAQSWLMENHFWDGKITEEEVISGFYLLPACSASGCQENEWRLSFARSEVQLKKCISPGLMQAYQACKAIVVKLLAQPTAISPYCLRSIMLWACDRLPASYLSQEDYAAHFLLGLIDDLQHCLVNKTCPNYFIPQCNLLEHLCDETTIFHARKLALVRSEPVEHLRSIIEQTKAANRLTLEMQRRGSTSGLPSPLADPSSVDHQQTDDRLAKKLQQLVTENPGKSISVFINPDDVTRPHFRIDDKFF; encoded by the coding sequence ATGGTGCAAAAGCTGGACCAAAAGTTGCCTGTCGCAAATGAGTACCTACTGTTGTCTGGTGGTGTGCGAGAAGGTGTGGTGGACATGGATCTTGATGAACTTGGCATCTATAACCGTGGCTCTGACTATGACATGGCCTTCACCCTGTTGGTTCCTGCACTGAAGCTGCACGACCGGAACCAGCCTGTCACACTGGACATGCGCCACTCAGCACTGGGTCACTCTTGGCTCAGCTTGCGACTTTTTGACGATGGTACCATTAACCGTTGGCGGGACTGCTGCACACTGACTGACCATCTGAATGGCACCACCAACTACTTCTTCTCACCCACACTGGTAGCTGACTGGTTTCATGAAGCTGTTGGACTGGTGCTGGCAGAGTTACAGCGCAAGCCACAAAGGGGCACCCCGAGGGTGGAGCGGGTTGAGCGTCACAGCACAATGCTGTCTATGATTTTAGGTGTGGGCAGCAGCCGCATGCTTTATGACATTGTTCCTGTGGTGTCTTTTAAAGGCTGGCCAGCGGTTGCTCAGAGCTGGCTGATGGAGAACCACTTCTGGGATGGCAAAATCACAGAGGAGGAGGTTATCAGCGGCTTTTATCTGCTGCCTGCCTGCTCAGCCTCTGGTTGCCAGGAAAATGAGTGGCGTCTTTCTTTCGCCCGCAGCGAGGTGCAGTTGAAAAAGTGCATTTCACCAGGCCTCATGCAAGCTTACCAGGCATGCAAGGCGATTGTTGTCAAGCTTCTAGCCCAACCCACAGCTATCAGTCCTTACTGCTTACGCAGCATCATGTTGTGGGCCTGTGACCGACTACCTGCAAGCTATTTGTCACAGGAAGACTATGCTGCGCACTTCCTGCTAGGTCTCATTGATGACCTGCAGCACTGCCTTGTCAACAAAACCTGCCCTAACTATTTCATCCCGCAGTGTAACTTGTTGGAGCACTTGTGTGATGAAACCACCATATTTCATGCCCGTAAGCTAGCACTGGTACGCTCAGAGCCGGTTGAACACCTACGCTCCATCATCGAACAAACTAAGGCGGCCAACAGACTGACACTGGAGATGCAGCGTCGCGGGAGTACCTCAGGACTTCCCTCTCCGCTGGCAGATCCTTCCTCAGTAGATCACCAGCAGACAGACGACCGCTTGGCCAAGAAGCTACAGCAGTTGGTAACTGAGAATCCAGGCAAGTCCATCTCGGTGTTCATCAACCCTGACGATGTCACACGACCTCACTTCCGTATTGATGACAAGTTCTTCTAA